A genomic region of Raphanus sativus cultivar WK10039 chromosome 6, ASM80110v3, whole genome shotgun sequence contains the following coding sequences:
- the LOC108807832 gene encoding probable carboxylesterase 120, giving the protein MSEPSQASDRYTTPEPSPQIPVVSKDITVNLSKSKMMRLYVPTAAPNGGVSPKKLPLVVYYHCGGFTAGSIKLDLDHNLCNIMAWKLKAMVASASYRLAPEHRLPAAYLDGVDAVEWIKYSDDEWIKSYADLSNVYLMGTGSGGNLAYNAGIRAANLAPLRIRGLFLNQPLFGSEERCESEVNADPPSILNSVDAHWKLCLPVGANRDHEYSNPTVGDGPDIMEVMGQRGWKVVVSGVEGDPLVDRHRNVAKLMKEKGVDVVEHFTDGDVPNLIDLFASIRNVIHSSAP; this is encoded by the coding sequence ATGTCTGAACCATCTCAAGCCTCTGATCGTTACACCACACCTGAACCCTCCCCGCAAATCCCCGTCGTATCCAAAGACATTACCGTTAACCTCTCAAAGTCAAAAATGATGCGTCTCTATGTACCCACAGCCGCACCAAACGGCGGCGTTTCTCCTAAAAAACTCCCTCTCGTTGTCTATTACCACTGCGGAGGATTCACCGCCGGCAGCATCAAACTCGACCTCGACCACAACTTGTGCAACATTATGGCGTGGAAGCTCAAAGCCATGGTCGCGTCAGCTTCGTACCGGCTAGCTCCCGAGCACAGACTTCCGGCGGCGTACCTCGACGGAGTGGATGCTGTGGAGTGGATTAAATACTCGGACGACGAGTGGATCAAATCTTACGCTGATCTCTCTAACGTGTACCTCATGGGGACAGGCTCCGGTGGTAACTTGGCTTACAACGCTGGAATCAGAGCCGCCAATCTAGCTCCCTTACGTATCCGTGGACTGTTCTTAAACCAGCCCTTATTCGGAAGCGAAGAGCGTTGCGAGTCTGAAGTCAATGCGGATCCTCCAAGTATACTCAACAGCGTAGACGCCCACTGGAAGCTTTGTCTTCCTGTCGGAGCTAACCGGGATCACGAGTACTCGAATCCGACGGTGGGAGATGGACCGGACATAATGGAGGTGATGGGACAGAGGGGATGGAAGGTGGTGGTGAGTGGAGTAGAAGGAGATCCGTTGGTAGATAGGCACAGAAATGTGGCGAAGTTGATGAAGGAGAAGGGAGTTGATGTGGTGGAGCATTTTACTGACGGCGATGTTCCTAACCTCATTGATCTGTTTGCTTCCATCCGCAATGTCATTCACTCTTCTGCACCGTAa